A stretch of the Porifericola rhodea genome encodes the following:
- a CDS encoding amidohydrolase/deacetylase family metallohydrolase, which translates to MRFKSTIIGLLLGFIALHSYAQNYSLLLKGGHVIDPKNNIDGIMDIAINADTIALVANNIDESEAELVVNASGLYVVPGLIDLHSHNFHGTEPDAYLSNSFTALPPDGFSFRTGVTTVVDVGGAGWKNFSTFKEQTIDRSKTRVLSFLNIVGSGMRGGLYEQNLDDMDGKLTGQMAQQHPEIVGVKVAHYSGPEWKPVEQAVIAGEIANVPVMIDFGGHIPPLSLEDLLMEKLRPGDIFTHTFAHVTGRIPVVDERGNVRPYVYEAQKRGVIFDVGHGGGSFLFRQAVPALEEGFRPNTISTDLHTGSMNAGMKDQLNVMSKFLNMKMPLAEVIAASSWNSAQVIKREDLGHLSVGTEADIAILSLQEGAFGFIDAGGYKMDGSQKLVCELTIRAGEVVYDLNGISRPYWLVKQ; encoded by the coding sequence ATGCGATTCAAATCTACAATTATAGGGCTTTTGCTAGGCTTTATAGCTTTACATAGCTATGCTCAAAATTACTCTTTACTTCTTAAAGGAGGCCATGTCATTGATCCTAAAAATAACATTGATGGCATTATGGACATTGCTATTAATGCGGATACTATAGCCCTGGTTGCCAATAATATTGATGAAAGCGAAGCCGAACTGGTGGTAAATGCCAGCGGCCTCTATGTAGTTCCAGGCCTAATAGATCTCCACTCGCACAACTTCCACGGCACCGAGCCCGATGCATATCTGAGTAACAGCTTTACCGCGCTACCACCGGATGGCTTCAGCTTTCGTACGGGTGTCACTACAGTTGTAGACGTAGGAGGCGCTGGATGGAAGAATTTCTCCACTTTTAAAGAGCAGACTATTGATCGCTCCAAAACCAGAGTGCTTTCATTTCTGAATATTGTGGGGTCAGGTATGCGTGGAGGACTGTACGAGCAAAACCTGGATGATATGGATGGTAAATTAACCGGGCAAATGGCACAGCAGCACCCTGAAATTGTAGGAGTTAAGGTAGCCCACTATTCAGGACCAGAGTGGAAGCCGGTAGAGCAGGCAGTTATTGCCGGAGAGATTGCCAACGTACCTGTTATGATAGACTTCGGCGGCCATATTCCCCCGCTTTCTCTTGAAGACTTACTGATGGAAAAGCTACGCCCCGGAGATATATTTACCCACACTTTTGCTCACGTTACTGGCCGAATACCCGTAGTAGATGAAAGGGGAAATGTTCGCCCTTATGTTTATGAAGCCCAAAAAAGAGGGGTCATCTTTGACGTAGGGCACGGTGGCGGAAGCTTTTTGTTTCGGCAGGCCGTACCTGCCTTGGAAGAAGGCTTTAGACCAAATACCATTAGTACAGACCTACACACCGGCAGTATGAACGCAGGTATGAAAGATCAGCTCAATGTTATGTCTAAGTTTTTAAACATGAAAATGCCATTGGCTGAAGTAATTGCGGCATCTAGCTGGAATTCTGCACAGGTGATTAAAAGAGAAGATTTGGGACACCTTTCGGTAGGTACTGAAGCTGACATTGCCATACTAAGTCTGCAAGAAGGAGCCTTTGGCTTTATAGATGCTGGCGGTTATAAGATGGATGGCAGCCAGAAACTCGTTTGTGAGCTTACCATTAGAGCAGGTGAAGTGGTCTACGACCTTAACGGCATATCGCGTCCGTACTGGCTCGTGAAGCAGTAG
- a CDS encoding RidA family protein: protein MKTPRRSILKKLMASVAGVAGIGISAKAATTPDSNKEVYNATPEPGQEVPLFSGSVKQGGFVFVAGKGAHFEGDIKAHTDHVLNELEKELKKAGSSMDKVVKVNVYLHDLNDYHEMNEVYRGRFGKNPPVRTTIATYGGVPGNSLVEIDCIASV, encoded by the coding sequence ATGAAAACACCACGCAGATCAATTTTGAAGAAGCTGATGGCCTCAGTAGCCGGTGTCGCGGGGATAGGAATAAGTGCTAAAGCTGCTACTACCCCAGACTCAAATAAGGAAGTATATAACGCAACGCCAGAGCCGGGGCAGGAAGTCCCATTATTTTCCGGTTCTGTAAAGCAGGGAGGCTTTGTATTTGTGGCTGGCAAAGGAGCGCATTTTGAAGGGGATATTAAGGCACATACTGACCATGTACTTAATGAGTTAGAGAAAGAGTTGAAAAAGGCAGGTTCTTCTATGGATAAAGTTGTAAAGGTGAACGTGTACCTACACGACCTTAATGACTACCACGAGATGAATGAAGTATACCGTGGCCGTTTTGGCAAAAATCCTCCGGTAAGGACAACCATAGCCACCTACGGAGGGGTCCCCGGCAACTCTCTGGTGGAAATTGACTGCATTGCCTCAGTCTAA
- a CDS encoding aminotransferase class V-fold PLP-dependent enzyme produces MLDRRQLLKRLSALPFVGGLLGSSTMAQAATNSLPYRDYFAELGVRTFINAAGTYTSMTGSLLREEVKDAYQYASQNYVMLDELQDKVGERIAELIGCEAATVTSGAFSAMTLGTAGILSGMDAEKAAMIPQLEGSGMKSEVIIQKSHNIGYAHALRNCGVKMVEIETEEELKNAISDKTALMIFINAFEPNGQINAQEWLKIAKKNNLPAMNDCAADVPPVENLWKFTEMGYDLVCFSGGKGIRGPQSAGLLLGKKELIDAARLSAPPRGDTVGRGMKVNKEEVLGMLAALEAYLNGDREGDWKLWEQQVGLIADAANTIKGVSTNIHVPPIANHVPTLGVSWDTKKVRTTGDELKEVLRKGHPSIEVAGGGKDSISITTWMLKPGQERIVARRLQEVLSEASA; encoded by the coding sequence ATGTTAGATCGCAGACAACTCCTCAAGCGTTTGTCCGCCCTACCCTTTGTGGGTGGACTGCTAGGCAGTAGTACTATGGCGCAGGCTGCCACAAACTCTCTTCCTTATCGTGACTACTTTGCTGAACTAGGCGTACGTACGTTTATTAATGCTGCCGGTACCTACACCTCTATGACCGGCTCACTGCTCAGAGAAGAAGTAAAAGACGCTTACCAATACGCATCGCAAAACTACGTGATGTTAGACGAACTCCAGGACAAAGTGGGCGAAAGAATTGCTGAACTGATAGGCTGTGAGGCAGCTACGGTCACTTCTGGTGCCTTTTCTGCCATGACTTTGGGCACTGCCGGCATACTTAGTGGTATGGATGCCGAAAAAGCTGCGATGATTCCTCAACTGGAAGGCAGCGGTATGAAAAGTGAAGTCATCATACAAAAGTCGCACAACATCGGCTATGCTCATGCCTTACGTAACTGTGGGGTAAAAATGGTGGAGATAGAAACGGAAGAAGAACTCAAAAATGCGATTAGCGATAAAACTGCGCTCATGATTTTTATCAACGCCTTTGAGCCCAACGGTCAGATAAATGCCCAGGAGTGGCTTAAAATAGCGAAAAAGAACAATCTACCCGCCATGAATGACTGTGCGGCAGATGTACCTCCGGTAGAAAATCTCTGGAAGTTTACCGAGATGGGCTACGACCTGGTTTGCTTTTCAGGAGGCAAAGGCATCAGAGGACCTCAAAGCGCAGGACTTTTACTAGGCAAAAAAGAGTTGATAGATGCTGCTCGTTTAAGTGCGCCTCCTCGTGGCGACACCGTGGGCAGAGGCATGAAAGTAAATAAAGAAGAAGTGCTGGGAATGCTGGCAGCCCTGGAAGCTTACCTTAATGGAGACCGTGAAGGTGACTGGAAGCTCTGGGAGCAGCAGGTGGGTCTCATCGCCGACGCTGCCAATACAATAAAGGGAGTAAGCACTAATATTCATGTTCCTCCTATCGCTAATCATGTACCTACTCTGGGGGTCTCTTGGGATACAAAAAAGGTACGAACTACTGGCGATGAGTTAAAAGAGGTACTTCGCAAAGGGCATCCCTCTATAGAAGTAGCAGGAGGAGGTAAAGACTCTATCAGCATTACTACCTGGATGCTAAAGCCAGGGCAAGAAAGGATAGTTGCCCGCAGACTGCAGGAAGTGCTCTCTGAGGCCAGTGCCTGA
- a CDS encoding SusC/RagA family TonB-linked outer membrane protein has translation MRNRLLIFICFLLLLSAYDIKAQSRTVSGKVTSEDDNTDLPGVNVLVQGTTVGTVTDVEGNYSISVTGDNPVLVFSSVGFESTSVAVDGRSTVNVSLSSDLQQLGEVVVTALGITKEKRTLTYSTQEVASQGIEEARPLNVAEALSGKVAGIAITTTGAGVGAPAKVVLRGNRSLQSNGSQPLYVIDGIPVGGDISNISPNDIASISVLKGGNAAALYGSRANNGAIIVTTKSGENAPMGVSADLGFNYQINSPILLTKYQNRYAQGSAGVYSPTAFTSWGPQMSGQIVDHWSNDPDYLSALGGTYALVPQQDNVKDFFQNGHTMAVSVGVNIKNENSNTRFNYTNTDGKGIIPQNNLNSHYINIRNTTTLFDKLTVDAKVNYIRSDFSDVLFSGENFDNPLRYAYILPRNIRTEDLEHYQFVNEGGQLKQHFFVPRSNEAGNPYWTVNNVKRPRITERVLGLVSLKYQITDDLSILARSGIDRDNTFEEFLRYADTYITADFGSYSKTFSYGLEWNSDILASFQKDLTENISLGLNAGANLRQSKIESVGGSGSNFNVENLFALGNTLQPRPNETFAEKEQQSVYVFGEIGFLNAVFLSGSFRNDWSSTLPEENRSYSYPSAGLTAVVSDLLSLPSAISFLKLRGSWAEVGNDTAPYRLSRQAIVNAGTISLSPTLPLADLKPERTRTWEAGFDARFLDDNLRLDFTYYKSNTFDQLFATNVPVASGVTSVFLNGADIQNQGVEVVLGITPVSSPNFSWDLNANFAKNVSEVVEISDDIDVLIQGSGFLNEYRIQEGEPFGNQYSRGFARDDQGRVLIDSQGLPVITSGKTVPVANFNPDWLMGLSNTFKYKDFSLRALVDIRQGGEVTVFTEAIMAGSGLLDYTEEGRDGTLVFGENVFGGESAVLVDETGSPTETPNNIQISSEALWNRLGGRNTPVGEAFIRDASNIRLRELSFSYNLPTSTLERLPFRKASLSLVGRNLFFFSNKTEYFDPEAVQSVDNNAEGLNSFAPPTTRSFGVSLNLSF, from the coding sequence ATGAGAAACCGCTTACTAATTTTTATTTGTTTTTTACTCTTACTGTCCGCTTACGATATTAAGGCACAATCGCGCACAGTAAGTGGTAAAGTAACTTCGGAGGATGATAATACCGACCTCCCCGGAGTAAACGTACTGGTGCAGGGTACTACCGTAGGTACCGTAACTGATGTAGAAGGAAACTATAGCATCTCCGTTACTGGTGACAACCCTGTCCTTGTCTTTTCATCAGTAGGTTTTGAGTCTACAAGCGTGGCAGTTGATGGACGCTCTACGGTTAACGTAAGTCTTAGCTCGGACCTTCAGCAGTTGGGTGAAGTAGTAGTAACAGCTCTGGGTATAACTAAAGAAAAACGTACCCTTACCTATAGTACACAGGAGGTGGCCAGCCAGGGCATAGAAGAGGCTCGCCCACTAAACGTAGCCGAAGCCCTGAGTGGTAAAGTGGCGGGTATTGCCATTACTACCACCGGTGCGGGGGTGGGTGCTCCTGCTAAAGTAGTGCTTAGAGGTAACCGCTCTCTGCAAAGCAATGGTAGCCAGCCTCTGTATGTAATTGATGGTATACCAGTAGGTGGGGATATTTCTAATATTTCACCTAACGATATAGCCAGTATCTCAGTACTAAAAGGAGGAAACGCCGCGGCCCTTTATGGTAGCCGCGCCAACAATGGGGCGATCATTGTTACGACAAAGTCTGGTGAAAATGCCCCTATGGGTGTTTCTGCTGATCTTGGCTTCAACTACCAGATAAACTCCCCTATTCTACTTACTAAGTACCAGAACCGCTACGCACAAGGGTCTGCCGGAGTTTACTCTCCAACAGCATTTACCTCATGGGGACCCCAAATGAGCGGTCAGATTGTAGACCACTGGTCTAATGACCCTGACTACCTGAGTGCATTAGGAGGCACCTATGCACTGGTACCGCAGCAGGATAACGTCAAAGACTTTTTCCAGAATGGACACACTATGGCTGTAAGTGTAGGGGTAAACATTAAAAACGAAAACTCCAATACGCGCTTCAACTATACCAATACAGACGGTAAGGGTATTATACCACAGAACAATCTGAACAGCCATTATATCAACATAAGAAATACCACTACCCTTTTTGACAAGCTAACGGTAGATGCTAAGGTCAATTACATCCGTAGTGATTTCTCTGATGTTCTTTTTAGTGGTGAAAACTTTGATAACCCCCTCAGATACGCTTATATCTTACCCAGAAATATTCGTACTGAAGATCTGGAGCACTATCAGTTTGTAAATGAAGGCGGGCAGTTAAAGCAGCACTTTTTTGTACCTCGCTCCAACGAAGCAGGCAACCCTTACTGGACCGTCAACAATGTAAAGCGTCCTCGTATTACCGAAAGAGTGTTAGGCCTGGTATCCCTTAAATACCAGATTACCGATGATCTATCTATACTCGCAAGATCGGGTATAGACCGCGATAATACTTTTGAGGAGTTTCTAAGATATGCAGACACTTACATTACGGCTGACTTTGGCTCTTATTCCAAAACTTTTAGCTACGGACTGGAGTGGAACTCTGATATCCTGGCGAGCTTCCAGAAAGACCTGACTGAAAATATTTCTTTAGGACTGAATGCCGGTGCCAACCTCAGACAGTCAAAAATTGAAAGTGTAGGAGGATCAGGCTCTAACTTTAATGTGGAAAACCTCTTTGCTCTGGGCAACACTTTACAGCCAAGACCTAACGAAACCTTTGCTGAAAAAGAGCAACAGTCTGTGTATGTCTTCGGTGAAATTGGGTTCTTAAATGCTGTCTTCTTAAGCGGATCATTCAGAAACGACTGGAGTTCAACACTGCCCGAAGAGAATCGCTCTTACAGCTATCCTTCTGCCGGGCTAACGGCCGTTGTCAGCGACTTGCTAAGCTTGCCTTCGGCTATCAGCTTTTTAAAGCTTAGAGGGTCTTGGGCAGAGGTAGGTAACGACACCGCTCCTTATCGCTTATCTAGACAGGCCATCGTAAATGCAGGTACCATTTCACTTAGCCCTACTCTGCCTCTTGCAGATTTGAAGCCTGAAAGAACCAGAACCTGGGAAGCTGGATTTGATGCCCGATTCCTGGATGACAACCTTCGTCTGGACTTCACCTATTACAAGTCCAATACATTTGACCAGCTGTTTGCGACCAATGTGCCGGTAGCATCCGGGGTTACGAGTGTCTTCCTTAACGGAGCCGATATTCAAAATCAGGGTGTAGAGGTTGTATTAGGTATTACGCCAGTTAGTAGTCCAAACTTCTCCTGGGACTTAAATGCTAACTTTGCTAAGAACGTTAGTGAGGTAGTAGAAATCTCTGATGATATAGATGTACTTATTCAGGGCAGTGGCTTTTTGAATGAGTATCGCATACAGGAAGGAGAACCTTTTGGAAACCAGTATTCTCGCGGCTTTGCCAGAGATGATCAGGGGCGTGTACTAATAGACTCACAGGGCCTACCCGTAATTACTTCAGGTAAAACTGTGCCGGTAGCCAACTTTAACCCTGACTGGTTAATGGGTCTTAGCAATACATTCAAATACAAAGATTTTTCTTTGAGAGCATTGGTAGACATACGTCAGGGTGGAGAAGTAACCGTATTTACCGAAGCTATTATGGCAGGTAGCGGACTGTTAGACTATACCGAAGAAGGTAGAGATGGAACATTGGTCTTTGGCGAAAATGTATTTGGCGGAGAAAGTGCCGTGCTGGTAGATGAAACCGGCAGCCCTACAGAAACACCTAACAACATCCAGATCAGTTCAGAAGCCTTGTGGAATCGCCTGGGTGGTAGAAATACACCTGTAGGTGAAGCCTTTATCAGAGACGCTTCTAATATTCGTTTAAGAGAGCTTTCTTTCAGTTACAACTTGCCTACAAGTACACTAGAAAGACTCCCTTTCAGAAAAGCCAGCCTCTCTCTTGTAGGAAGAAACCTTTTCTTCTTTAGCAACAAGACTGAATACTTTGATCCGGAAGCTGTACAGTCAGTGGATAATAACGCAGAAGGTCTTAACTCTTTTGCTCCTCCTACTACCAGAAGCTTTGGTGTATCATTAAACCTTAGTTTTTAA
- a CDS encoding cytochrome c class I produces MNKHLTILMSLLLLGTLGCRQATIEAGEPETPERLPTALAEGITVEPFMQIGRGGIRLCLDPISGDFFYNNMRGDIYRIYRQADSLYDEKLYDVKDHGIESLQGMYFLDSSLYLVGNKFYQDNKATKGIVMRGQLAQEGKYKWDTLAITEAYGKPKTLYSHEFNGIALSPDQQFIYINSGARTDHGEVQDNDGLFPGLRESNLTACILRLPVNGKNVLLRDDSTFLAEEGYLFAAGIRNAYDLDFSPKGHLFAVSNSSDYDHPEDMFWVREGHHYGFPWRMGNMDNPQQYADWEADPEKDPFINTRTHAYTHRYFRNDPDFPKKPATLNITPPVLNYGPDANFYRERETGEVKDGDDTGEAVGTFTAHRSPLGLFFDQDSLLAPPYTGEGFVLSYTFGEYSSLMRPISTLGGDLMHLKLQYDPETDNYTVNCYRIVEGFRGPTDALMIENDVYVIETSGMIWKIRLPVHLQT; encoded by the coding sequence ATGAATAAGCACCTTACTATACTCATGAGCCTACTCCTGCTTGGCACTCTGGGTTGCCGGCAGGCTACTATAGAAGCAGGGGAGCCGGAAACTCCCGAAAGGCTGCCCACTGCATTGGCAGAAGGGATTACTGTAGAACCCTTTATGCAAATTGGTCGCGGAGGCATACGCCTCTGCCTTGACCCTATTAGTGGCGACTTCTTTTACAATAATATGAGAGGCGATATTTACCGTATCTACCGGCAGGCTGACTCTCTCTATGACGAAAAGCTGTACGATGTAAAAGATCACGGTATAGAGTCTCTTCAGGGTATGTACTTTTTAGATAGCAGCCTTTATCTGGTAGGCAATAAATTCTATCAGGACAACAAAGCTACCAAAGGAATAGTGATGAGAGGCCAGCTAGCGCAGGAGGGGAAGTATAAGTGGGATACACTGGCGATAACTGAAGCTTACGGCAAACCCAAAACGCTTTACAGCCATGAGTTTAATGGCATAGCCCTAAGCCCTGATCAGCAGTTCATATACATTAACAGTGGTGCCCGTACCGACCATGGAGAGGTACAGGACAATGATGGGCTGTTTCCTGGTTTAAGAGAGTCTAACCTGACGGCCTGTATTCTCAGGCTTCCGGTAAACGGCAAAAATGTTTTACTAAGAGATGACTCTACCTTTCTGGCTGAAGAAGGCTACCTTTTTGCGGCAGGCATACGAAACGCTTACGATCTGGACTTTTCACCTAAAGGCCACTTATTTGCGGTATCTAATTCGTCTGACTATGACCACCCAGAAGATATGTTCTGGGTTAGAGAGGGGCACCATTATGGCTTTCCATGGCGCATGGGCAATATGGACAACCCCCAGCAATATGCTGACTGGGAGGCTGATCCTGAAAAAGATCCTTTTATCAACACCCGCACCCATGCCTATACGCATCGTTACTTCAGAAATGACCCTGACTTTCCTAAAAAGCCAGCTACATTAAATATTACCCCCCCGGTGCTAAACTACGGTCCAGATGCCAATTTCTATAGAGAACGCGAAACAGGAGAAGTAAAAGACGGAGATGATACTGGTGAAGCAGTAGGCACATTTACCGCGCACCGTTCGCCACTGGGGCTTTTTTTTGATCAGGATAGCCTTCTGGCTCCCCCTTATACCGGAGAAGGTTTCGTTCTTAGCTACACCTTTGGAGAGTATTCTTCGCTAATGAGACCCATTTCTACCTTAGGAGGAGACCTTATGCACCTAAAGCTTCAATATGACCCGGAGACTGATAACTATACTGTTAACTGCTACAGAATTGTAGAAGGTTTTAGAGGCCCTACGGACGCCCTTATGATTGAAAATGATGTCTATGTAATTGAGACTAGCGGTATGATTTGGAAAATACGCTTACCTGTTCATCTACAAACATGA
- a CDS encoding SusD/RagB family nutrient-binding outer membrane lipoprotein, producing the protein MNRNILSMAALALTLLVSSCTDDFTDLNTDPKNLTVDNLSQSEYGAVVKAAMYAPAFLPNSARGPFQLTQSLFSDIYGGYFATTAPNFDSDKFILVGGWLNGAFNYFYGSAAPQIKYAEDFAAENGYELENAMMKVWRVWSYHRITDFWGPIPYSQFGNGERSVPYDSQQEIYQDFFTTLNEAIPVLQSNAGTTSFLGSNDLLYGGNVDQWIRFANTLRLRLAMRVKYVDPALSKTEAEKSAAAPLLEANEDIASIATSAPDFTNPYNTITQWGEFRMSADMESILKGYEDPRVAFYAAPAADPDPSDDPSGVEFPYEGMRNGQSKVDKQGINFNALASDMAEAYTEAGAAGPAFVVMNAAESYFLRAEGALEGWNMGGTAQSLYEQGIVVSHEQYGLDGSNLSGDAYVASANTPASFDGTVPAASEVPVAFNAAGSKEQQLEQIITQKWISIYPNSQEAWAEKRRTGYPTFYDRLNTDNPAIPVNTVPRRVPFVDGEFTTNANAVNEAISSKLGGPDNGATKLWWDAKP; encoded by the coding sequence ATGAATCGTAATATATTATCTATGGCAGCTCTGGCCCTTACCTTATTGGTCAGCAGTTGTACCGACGACTTTACTGATCTAAATACAGATCCTAAAAACCTGACCGTAGACAACCTCTCTCAGAGTGAGTATGGCGCGGTAGTAAAAGCAGCTATGTACGCTCCGGCTTTTTTACCAAACTCTGCCCGGGGACCTTTTCAGCTGACGCAATCTTTGTTTTCAGATATTTATGGAGGCTACTTTGCCACTACTGCACCTAATTTTGACTCTGATAAATTCATACTGGTAGGTGGCTGGCTAAATGGCGCGTTCAATTATTTCTACGGAAGTGCCGCTCCACAAATAAAGTATGCAGAAGATTTTGCAGCAGAGAATGGCTATGAGCTGGAAAATGCCATGATGAAAGTCTGGAGAGTATGGTCGTATCACCGTATCACAGACTTCTGGGGACCTATCCCTTACTCGCAATTTGGTAATGGCGAGCGCTCCGTACCTTACGACTCTCAGCAGGAAATTTACCAGGACTTTTTTACCACACTTAACGAAGCCATACCAGTATTGCAAAGCAATGCAGGTACTACTTCTTTCTTGGGCTCTAATGACCTACTCTATGGAGGTAATGTAGACCAGTGGATAAGATTCGCCAACACCTTGCGCCTTCGCCTGGCAATGCGCGTTAAGTATGTAGATCCGGCACTTAGTAAAACTGAAGCTGAAAAGTCTGCTGCCGCACCTCTGTTAGAAGCTAACGAAGATATCGCGAGCATTGCTACCAGCGCCCCCGACTTTACCAATCCTTACAATACTATTACACAATGGGGGGAGTTTCGTATGAGCGCCGATATGGAAAGTATTCTTAAAGGATACGAAGACCCTAGAGTGGCATTTTACGCAGCTCCTGCTGCTGACCCTGACCCTAGTGATGACCCATCAGGTGTAGAATTCCCTTATGAGGGTATGCGCAATGGTCAGTCTAAAGTTGACAAACAGGGCATAAACTTTAACGCTCTGGCCTCGGATATGGCAGAAGCTTATACCGAAGCTGGTGCTGCCGGACCTGCATTTGTTGTTATGAATGCTGCGGAGTCTTACTTCCTGAGAGCAGAAGGGGCCCTGGAAGGCTGGAACATGGGAGGTACTGCCCAAAGTTTGTACGAGCAAGGTATTGTAGTCTCTCATGAGCAATATGGTCTAGATGGTAGCAATCTGTCTGGCGATGCTTATGTAGCGAGTGCGAACACGCCTGCGTCTTTTGATGGTACTGTGCCAGCGGCCTCCGAGGTGCCGGTTGCTTTTAATGCTGCTGGTAGTAAGGAGCAACAGCTTGAACAAATTATCACTCAAAAGTGGATTTCTATCTACCCTAATTCTCAAGAGGCCTGGGCAGAAAAAAGAAGAACCGGATACCCTACATTCTACGATCGCCTGAATACTGACAATCCGGCTATTCCAGTAAACACTGTGCCGAGAAGAGTACCTTTTGTAGACGGTGAGTTTACCACTAATGCCAACGCTGTTAATGAAGCAATTTCCAGCAAGCTGGGTGGTCCTGATAACGGAGCTACTAAACTGTGGTGGGATGCTAAGCCCTAA
- a CDS encoding glucose 1-dehydrogenase: protein MEHQGRTAIITGASKGIGAATVEVFVREGAKVIMLDTDAEHGKQVAGKFAGHAVFYDCDVSKEKQVKEAIAQGVAQFGKPSYLVNNAGIQRYAPVTETSEEEWDLLMNVNVKSAFFCAKYAIPHMQQMGKGVVVNVSSVQAMLSQGNVCAYVTSKTAMIGLTRSIAVDYGPQVRCVAVCPGTVDTPLVRWGFEQSPDPEIPYQECVNMHLTKRIAQPVEVGEFISYLCSDKAAFMTGQAYRIDGGLGVMIPGSKQ, encoded by the coding sequence ATGGAACATCAAGGCAGAACAGCTATAATTACTGGCGCCAGTAAAGGAATTGGAGCCGCTACGGTAGAAGTATTTGTAAGAGAAGGGGCTAAAGTAATTATGCTGGATACGGATGCTGAACACGGAAAACAGGTAGCAGGTAAATTTGCCGGGCATGCAGTTTTTTACGACTGTGATGTCTCAAAAGAGAAGCAGGTAAAAGAAGCTATTGCTCAGGGGGTGGCCCAGTTTGGTAAGCCTAGCTATCTGGTCAACAATGCCGGAATACAGCGCTATGCTCCGGTTACAGAAACCAGCGAAGAAGAGTGGGATCTGTTGATGAATGTTAATGTGAAGAGTGCTTTCTTCTGCGCCAAATATGCTATCCCTCACATGCAGCAGATGGGCAAAGGAGTGGTCGTAAATGTATCCAGTGTGCAGGCAATGCTAAGCCAGGGTAATGTTTGTGCTTATGTAACTTCCAAGACGGCTATGATCGGGCTTACCCGTAGTATTGCAGTAGACTACGGCCCACAAGTACGCTGCGTAGCGGTATGCCCGGGCACAGTAGATACGCCTTTAGTCCGTTGGGGTTTTGAGCAGTCTCCCGATCCAGAAATTCCTTATCAGGAGTGTGTAAACATGCACCTGACCAAGCGTATAGCCCAGCCTGTAGAAGTAGGTGAATTTATATCTTACCTCTGTAGCGATAAAGCCGCATTTATGACGGGGCAAGCCTACCGTATAGATGGAGGTTTAGGAGTAATGATTCCCGGTAGTAAACAATAG